In Solanum stenotomum isolate F172 chromosome 6, ASM1918654v1, whole genome shotgun sequence, one DNA window encodes the following:
- the LOC125866591 gene encoding delta(12)-fatty-acid desaturase FAD2-like has translation MRGGGNMSSRTTKDSKKKNPLERVPSSKPPFTVGDLKKAIPPHCFQRSLIRSFSYLIQDLILVSVFYYIATTYFHLIPSPYNYLAWSAYWIVQGCVCTGIWVIGHECGHHGFSDYQWVDDIVGYILHSALSTPYFASKHSHRRHHANTGSLENDEVYLPSFKSKLRWYYKYLNNPLGRVLVLAFTLTFGWPLYLMFNISGKKYDRFACHYDPYSPIYTDRERLQIYISDAGILATIYVLYRIALTQGVTWLVCIYGVPIVIMNGFIVLITLLHHTHASLPHYDSSEWDYLRGALATVDRDYGVLNKVFHNVTDTHVLHHIFSYISHYHAMEATNAIKPLLGEYYQVDDTPILKAMWRDTKDCIYVEKDRGSLGKGVYWYKNKL, from the coding sequence ATGAGAGGCGGTGGCAATATGTCTTCTCGAACAACTAAAGATTCAAAAAAGAAGAATCCTCTCGAAAGAGTTCCATCTTCGAAACCTCCCTTTACAGTTGGTGACCTCAAGAAGGCCATTCCTCCTCACTGTTTTCAACGATCTCTCATTCGCTCGTTTTCCTATCTTATTCAGGATCTCATACTTGTCTCCGTCTTCTATTATATTGCCACCACTTACTTCCACCTCATTCCTTCCCCGTATAATTACCTAGCATGGTCTGCTTACTGGATCGTTCAAGGTTGTGTTTGTACCGGAATATGGGTCATTGGCCATGAGTGTGGTCACCATGGCTTTAGTGATTACCAATGGGTAGATGACATTGTTGGCTATATCCTCCACTCTGCCCTTTCAACACCCTACTTTGCATCGAAACATAGTCATCGTCGTCACCATGCCAACACAGGTTCCCTTGAGAATGATGAAGTTTACTTACCTAGTTTTAAATCAAAACTAAGATGGTACTACAAATACTTGAACAATCCACTAGGACGAGTACTCGTACTTGCCTTCACCCTCACTTTTGGCTGGCCTTTATACTTGATGTTCAATATCTCCGGCAAAAAATATGACCGTTTTGCATGTCACTACGATCCATATAGCCCAATATATACTGACCGTGAAAGGCTACAAATCTACATCTCAGATGCAGGTATTCTTGCAACAATTTATGTGTTGTATCGCATTGCTTTGACACAAGGGGTAACATGGCTTGTATGCATCTATGGAGTGCCCATTGTAATTATGAATGGATTTATAGTTTTGATAACTTTGTTACACCACACTCACGCTTCATTGCCACATTATGATTCATCGGAGTGGGATTATCTAAGAGGGGCTCTAGCTACGGTAGATAGAGACTATGGTGTGCTAAATAAGGTGTTTCACAATGTTACAGATACTCATGTTTTGCATCATATATTCTCATACATATCACATTACCATGCAATGGAGGCAACTAACGCTATCAAACCGTTGCTTGGTGAATACTATCAAGTTGATGATACCCCAATTTTAAAGGCAATGTGGAGGGATACCAAGGATTGCATTTATGTTGAAAAAGATAGAGGTTCTCTAGGCAAAGGTGTTTACTGGTATAAAAATAAGCTTTGA